One Miscanthus floridulus cultivar M001 chromosome 11, ASM1932011v1, whole genome shotgun sequence DNA window includes the following coding sequences:
- the LOC136491426 gene encoding peroxisomal 2,4-dienoyl-CoA reductase [(3E)-enoyl-CoA-producing]-like: protein MESPFRADVVKGKAALVTGGGSGICFEVAAQLARHGAQVAIMGRRREVLDKAVAALRSQGLQAVGFDGDVRKQEDAARVLAATVVHFGKLDILVNGAAGNFLASPEDLTPKGFRTVLEIDTLGTYTMCYEALKYLKKGGPGKGPSTGGLIINISATLHYTATWYQIHVSAAKAGVDSITRSLALEWGTDYDIRVNGIAPGPIQDTPGLRKLAPEEMSKGRREMMPLFKFGEKRDIAMAALYLASDAGKYVNGTTLVVDGGLWLSHPRHIPKEDVRELSKVVEKKARTSGVGVPTSKL, encoded by the exons ATGGAGTCCCCGTTCCGGGCGGACGTGGTCAAGGGCAAGGCGGCGCTGGTCACAGGCGGGGGATCCGGCATCTGTTTTGAGGTCGCCGCCCAGCTCGCGCGCCACGGAGCGCAGGTCGCCATCATGGGCCGCCGCCGGGAGGTCCTCGACAAGGCCGTCGCCGCGCTCCGCTCCCAGGGCCTCCAG GCTGTTGGTTTCGATGGAGATGTTCGCAAGCAGGAGGACGCGGCCAGAGTGCTCGCTGCGACAGTTGTGCATTTTGGCAAGCTTGACATTCTTGTCAACGGTGCAGCTGGAAACTTCCTTGCTTCCCCGGAGGATTTGACGCCCAAGGGATTCCGGACTG TTCTTGAGATCGACACTTTGGGTACATACACAATGTGCTATGAAGCCCTCAAGTATCTGAAAAAGGGTGGGCCAGGAAAAGGTCCGTCCACTGGTGGCCTAATCATTAACATAAGTGCAACACTGCATTACACTGCGACTTGGTACCAAATTCATGTCTCTGCTGCTAAG GCTGGGGTTGATAGCATCACAAGATCACTGGCTCTGGAGTGGGGAACAGATTATGACATTAGAGTCAACGGGATTGCACCCGGACCAATTCAAGACACCCCGGGACTGAGGAAGCTTGCACCTGAAGAAATGAGCAAGGGCCGTCGAGAAATGATGCCATTATTCAAATTTGGGGAGAAGCGGGACATAGCCATGGCTGCACTCTACCTTGCTTCTGATGCAG GCAAATATGTAAATGGGACTACACTGGTGGTTGATGGAGGTCTTTGGTTAAGTCACCCTCGCCATATTCCCAAAGAGGACGTGAGGGAGCTCTCAAAGGTTGTCGAGAAGAAGGCTAGGACCTCTGGTGTTGGTGTGCCGACCAGCAAATTGTGA
- the LOC136491427 gene encoding MADS-box transcription factor 31-like isoform X2, whose translation MGRGKVELKKIENPTNRQVTFFKRRMGLFKKANELAILCDAQIGVIIFSGSGRMYEYSSPPWRIANIFDRYLKAPSTRFEEMDIQQKIVQEMTRMKDERNRLRMIMAQYMGEDLASFSVQDLSNLEQQIEFSLYKVRLRKQELLDQQLLEISQREMHMPGEQSGYLCLMNPAIARGQQQQAQAGEMLGNPRPFPWWDVGASGSGSQSQQLLPGRDAAESSMTALQLSPQLHEYRLQPRQPNLQDANVHGWL comes from the exons ATGGGTCGTGGAAAAGTAGAGCTGAAGAAGATTGAGAATCCAACAAACCGCCAAGTTACCTTCTTCAAGAGGCGGATGGGGTTGTTCAAGAAGGCAAACGAGCTAGCCATTCTTTGTGATGCGCAAATCGGAGTCATAATATTCTCTGGAAGTGGCAGGATGTATGAGTACTCCAGCCCTCCATGGAG AATAGCAAACATCTTTGACAGATACCTGAAAGCCCCTAGCACCCGTTTTGAGGAGATGGACATCCAGCAG AAAATCGTCCAGGAGATGACTAGGATGAAGGATGAGAGGAACAGGCTGAGGATGATCATGGCACAGTACATGGGGGAGGACCTGGCCTCATTCTCCGTGCAAGATCTGAGCAACCTTGAACAGCAGATCGAGTTCTCGCTCTACAAAGTTCGCCTCAGGAAG CAAGAGCTACTTGACCAGCAGCTGCTCGAGATCAGCCAAAGG GAGATGCACATGCCAGGAGAGCAGAGCGGCTACCTATGCCTCATG AACCCGGCTATTGCTagggggcagcagcagcaggctcagGCCGGCGAGATGCTGGGAAACCCGAGGCCGTTCCCGTGGTGGGACGTGGGGGCCAGTGGCAGTGGCAGCCAGAGTCAGCAGCTGCTGCCCGGCCGGGACGCGGCGGAGTCGTCGATGACGGCGCTGCAGCTGTCGCCGCAGCTGCACGAGTACAGGCTCCAGCCGCGGCAGCCCAACCTCCAGGACGCCAACGTCCATGGCTGGCTCTA A
- the LOC136491427 gene encoding MADS-box transcription factor 31-like isoform X1 — MGRGKVELKKIENPTNRQVTFFKRRMGLFKKANELAILCDAQIGVIIFSGSGRMYEYSSPPWRIANIFDRYLKAPSTRFEEMDIQQKIVQEMTRMKDERNRLRMIMAQYMGEDLASFSVQDLSNLEQQIEFSLYKVRLRKQELLDQQLLEISQREMHMPGEQSGYLCLMNPAIARGQQQQAQAGEMLGNPRPFPWWDVGASGSGSQSQQLLPGRDAAESSMTALQLSPQLHEYRLQPRQPNLQDANVHGWL, encoded by the exons ATGGGTCGTGGAAAAGTAGAGCTGAAGAAGATTGAGAATCCAACAAACCGCCAAGTTACCTTCTTCAAGAGGCGGATGGGGTTGTTCAAGAAGGCAAACGAGCTAGCCATTCTTTGTGATGCGCAAATCGGAGTCATAATATTCTCTGGAAGTGGCAGGATGTATGAGTACTCCAGCCCTCCATGGAG AATAGCAAACATCTTTGACAGATACCTGAAAGCCCCTAGCACCCGTTTTGAGGAGATGGACATCCAGCAG AAAATCGTCCAGGAGATGACTAGGATGAAGGATGAGAGGAACAGGCTGAGGATGATCATGGCACAGTACATGGGGGAGGACCTGGCCTCATTCTCCGTGCAAGATCTGAGCAACCTTGAACAGCAGATCGAGTTCTCGCTCTACAAAGTTCGCCTCAGGAAG CAAGAGCTACTTGACCAGCAGCTGCTCGAGATCAGCCAAAGG GAGATGCACATGCCAGGAGAGCAGAGCGGCTACCTATGCCTCATG AACCCGGCTATTGCTagggggcagcagcagcaggctcagGCCGGCGAGATGCTGGGAAACCCGAGGCCGTTCCCGTGGTGGGACGTGGGGGCCAGTGGCAGTGGCAGCCAGAGTCAGCAGCTGCTGCCCGGCCGGGACGCGGCGGAGTCGTCGATGACGGCGCTGCAGCTGTCGCCGCAGCTGCACGAGTACAGGCTCCAGCCGCGGCAGCCCAACCTCCAGGACGCCAACGTCCATGGCTGGCTCTAG
- the LOC136492875 gene encoding DNA (cytosine-5)-methyltransferase 2-like: protein MLDWSFGEEAGPDEGKLLDHQPLRLNNDDYERVQQISVKKGANFCDLKGVKVGANNIVEWDPEIERVKLSSGKPLVPDYAISFIKGKSLKPFRRLWWDDTVPTVVTRAEPHNEVILHPTQARVLTIRENARLQGFPDYYRSFGPIKEKYIQVENAVAVPVARALGYCLGQAYLGESEGSQPLYQLHPSFTALGQTAVQAMASSVGTPEGEVVEQ from the exons ATGTTGGATTGGTCCTTTGGTGAGGAGGCCGGTCCAGATGAAGGCAAGCTCTTGGATCACCAGCCCTTACGGCTTAACAATGATGATTATGAGCGGGTTCAGCAAATTTCGGTCAAGAAG GGAGCCAACTTCTGTGACCTAAAGGGTGTCAAGGTTGGAGCAAACAATATTGTTGAGTGGGATCCAGAAATCGAGCGTGTGAAACTTTCGTCTGGGAAACCACTA GTTCCTGACTATGCAATTTCATTCATCAAGGGCAAATCACTCAA GCCGTTTAGGCGCCTGTGGTGGGACGACACAGTTCCTACAGTTGTAACCAGAGCAGAGCCTCACAATGAG GTTATATTGCATCCGACTCAAGCAAGAGTCCTGACTATCCGGGAGAACGCAAGGTTACAGGGCTTCCCTGATTACTACCGATCGTTTGGCCCGATCAAGGAGAA GTATATTCAAGTCGAAAATGCAGTAGCTGTCCCTGTTGCCCGGGCACTGGGCTACTGTCTAGGGCAAGCCTACCTGGGTGAATCTGAGGGGAGTCAACCTCTGTACCAGCTCCATCCAAGTTTCACCGCTTTGGGGCAAACTGCGGTGCAGGCGATGGCCTCTTCTGTTGGCACTCCTGAAGGGGAGGTGGTTGAGCAGTAA